The Anastrepha ludens isolate Willacy chromosome X, idAnaLude1.1, whole genome shotgun sequence genome includes a window with the following:
- the LOC128869758 gene encoding uncharacterized protein LOC128869758, giving the protein MKPYPHSVTNTPEQKKFNYRLSKCRRVVENAFGHLKARFRRIGKGVDNHIKNVNTVISCACVLHNFLIAEKDLILENWLVEMHRDSRRNIQYGTNAVDRSEGESIRNALKEYFSE; this is encoded by the exons ATGAAGCCATATCCGCATAGTGTGACCAATACAcccgaacaaaaaaaattcaactatagATTGTCTAAGTGCCGGCGTGTTGTGGAAAATGCTTTTGGCCATTTAAAAGCCCG ATTTAGGAGAATTGGAAAAGGCGTGGATAACCACATCAAAAATGTAAACACAGTTATTTCATGTGCATgtgttttacataattttttgattgctgagaaggatttaattttggaaaattggcTAGTGGAAATGCATCGCGATTCCAGGCGCAATATTCAATACGGCACCAATGCAGTTGACCGATCTGAAGGAGAATCGATAAGAAATGCGTTAAAGGAATATTTCAGTGAGTAA